In one Brassica oleracea var. oleracea cultivar TO1000 chromosome C9, BOL, whole genome shotgun sequence genomic region, the following are encoded:
- the LOC106314868 gene encoding uncharacterized protein LOC106314868, translating to MMDVGERSRPPGDPPDRVTTWAAKAAGTTAGGMPVPEALIDDVFVSRRLRVDFPNGEDGEPSITIENGVLEAMNRMCKQCMIVRVLGRNVPISALSRKLRELWSPKGSMYVMDLPRQFFMVRFEKEDEYLEALTGGPWRAFGSYLMVRAWSPEFDPLRDDIVTTPVWIRLTNIPVNFYHRSIFIGIAKGLGRPIRVDQTTLNFERARFARICVEVNLAKPLKGTVLINGERYFVAYEGLSEICSKCGIYGHLVHGCPKTIAERVAALPIQKERSVSVELASKQGLPEQEEGFIKARGSRRGAPPLLRPVTAMTRESHEEVDRNGRGTKHIKETENLVLSNKYGSLGTDTNTGEPSEEVISGEGDKENQEVNIQNAKGRPGGVFRDSVEVKVMPKLLQLRDEGLENPMEIIRSETEKKMVEEPTTVQVEEVVGSLA from the exons ATGATGGATGTGGGGGAGAGATCGAGACCACCAGGAGACCCGCCCGATAGGGTGACCACATGGGCAGCGAAGGCGGCGGGTACGACGGCAGGAGGTATGCCGGTTCCAGAGGCTTTGATTGATGATGTGTTTGTGTCGAGAAGGCTCAGAGTAGATTTTCCGAATGGAGAAGATGGAGAACCATCGATCACGATTGAGAACGGGGTACTTGAAGCAATGAACAGAATGTGCAAGCAGTGTATGATTGTTAGGGTTTTGGGGAGGAATGTTCCGATCTCTGCCTTGAGTAGGAAGCTAAGGGAATTATGGAGTCCGAAGGGATCGATGTATGTGATGGACCTACCTCGACAGTTCTTCATGGTCCGTTTTGAGAAGGAGGATGAATATCTGGAGGCATTAACAGGAGGACCATGGAGGGCTTTCGGAAGTTACCTCATGGTGAGAGCCTGGTCACCGGAGTTCGATCCGCTAAGAGATGATATCGTTACAACACCGGTCTGGATCAGATTAACAAATATCCCAGTGAACTTTTATCACCGATCGATCTTTATTGGAATTGCTAAGGGGTTGGGCAGGCCGATCCGTGTGGATCAAACTACATTGAACTTCGAAAGGGCTCGTTTTGCGAGAATTTGTGTGGAGGTGAATCTAGCTAAACCTTTGAAAGGAACGGTGTTGATTAATGGTGAGAGATACTTCGTAGCGTATGAGGGACTATCGGAGATCTGTTCAAAGTGTGGTATCTATGGACACTTGGTACATGGTTGCCCAAAAACGATTGCGGAGCGAGTGGCAGCTTTACCAATACAGAAGGAGAGGTCAGTATCTGTTGAGCTAGCGTCCAAACAAGGACTACCAGAGCAGGAGGAGGGTTTTATTAAGGCAAGGGGATCGAGAAGAGGAGCTCCTCCGTTACTTCGGCCGGTGACTGCCATGACAAGGGAATCACATGAGGAGGTTGATAGAAATGGCCGAGGAACAAAACATATTAAGGAAACGGAGAATCTTGTGTTATCAAACAAGTACGGAAGTCTTGGTACGGATACGAACACGGGGGAACCGAGTGAGGAAGTGATCTCTGGTGAGGGAGATAAGGAGAATCAGGAGGTAAACATTCAGAATGCTAAGG GGAGACCTGGTGGAGTTTTCAGAGATAGTGTGGAGGTCAAGGTTATGCCTAAGCTTCTTCAGCTGCGAGATGAGGGGTTAGAAAATCCGATGGAGATCATTAGAAGTGAGACAGAGAAGAAAATGGTGGAAGAACCGACGACAGTGCAGGTGGAGGAGGTAGTGGGATCCCTAGCATAA